Proteins co-encoded in one Juglans regia cultivar Chandler chromosome 16, Walnut 2.0, whole genome shotgun sequence genomic window:
- the LOC108984222 gene encoding peroxidase 10-like yields the protein MAQKLFLCLTFTLFLLGPLSPFIYKYPLVYGQLDYNFYAQSCPYLLNIVRYNVLSAIRNDTRMAASLLRLHFHDCIVNGCDASVLLDDTKDLTGEKNAPPNRNSLRGFEVIDNIKAVVERFCPSTVSCADILTLATRDAVSLVGGTYWPVPLGRRDSTTASLTAVLQQIPSPFEPLQNITAKFTSKGLDLKDVVVLSGGHTLGFAQCFAFKGRLFNFQGSGKPDPALDSSLLSNLRSLCPDGDAPNSNVAPFDTSPTMFDNAYYTNLRSNAGLLESDQALMGDPLAAAMVYSYSMNPRLFSFDFAASMSKLGNIGVLTGKNGEIRKKCGSVN from the exons ATGGCTCAAAAACTCTTCCTTTGCCTCACTTTTACCCTGTTTTTACTTGGCCCTTTGTCTCCCTTCATTTACAAGTATCCCCTTGTTTATGGCCAACTTGATTACAATTTCTATGCTCAATCATGCCCCTACTTGCTGAACATCGTTAGATATAATGTTTTATCAGCCATCAGAAATGACACCAGGATGGCTGCATCCCTCCTTCGGCTGCATTTTCACGATTGTATTGTAAAT GGATGTGATGCGTCAGTACTTCTTGATGACACAAAAGATCTGACTGGCGAAAAGAATGCTCCTCCCAATCGCAATTCCCTTAGAGGTTTTGAAGTGATCGACAACATAAAGGCAGTTGTTGAAAGATTTTGCCCTTCAACTGTTTCTTGTGCCGATATATTGACTCTGGCAACGAGAGATGCCGTTAGTTTG GTTGGAGGGACTTATTGGCCAGTTCCATTAGGCAGACGAGATTCAACAACAGCAAGTCTGACTGCAGTTCTTCAACAAATACCATCACCTTTCGAGCCTCTACAGAATATCACTGCCAAGTTCACATCTAAGGGTCTTGACTTGAAGGATGTTGTAGTCCTCTCAG GAGGACACACCTTAGGATTTGCCCAGTGCTTCGCCTTCAAGGGGCGGCTCTTTAACTTCCAAGGCTCCGGCAAGCCTGATCCTGCACTAGACTCTTCGCTCCTCTCCAACTTGAGAAGCTTGTGCCCAGACGGAGACGCACCAAACAGCAACGTTGCTCCTTTCGACACAAGTCCTACCATGTTTGACAATGCTTATTACACAAATCTCAGGAGCAACGCTGGGCTTCTTGAATCTGATCAAGCATTAATGGGGGATCCACTAGCAGCTGCAATGGTTTACAGTTACAGCATGAACCCTCGtcttttctcttttgatttTGCAGCATCGATGTCAAAGCTCGGTAATATCGGAGTGCTCACAGGGAAAAATGGGGAGATTAGAAAGAAATGTGGGTCTGTGAATTAA
- the LOC108984223 gene encoding uncharacterized protein LOC108984223, which yields MSTPIDQLQPPPGLEATQEAYTAHSGHGSVGPVIAVLAVITILGVIAGMIGRLCSGGRIMGYGQGQYDFERWAERKCSSCLDGRLDPPPPRYPIETAPEEPIPVAEPVETPQDQIKEEEAHQHTHGHGHGES from the coding sequence ATGTCTACTCCGATAGACCAATTACAGCCACCCCCCGGCCTGGAGGCTACCCAAGAAGCCTACACCGCCCACTCTGGCCACGGCTCGGTGGGACCCGTGATTGCCGTTCTTGCAGTGATCACTATTCTTGGAGTCATAGCAGGCATGATTGGCCGGCTTTGTTCGGGTGGGCGGATAATGGGTTATGGACAGGGACAGTACGACTTCGAGAGGTGGGCCGAGAGAAAATGTTCGTCCTGCCTCGACGGCAGACTCGACCCTCCGCCGCCTCGGTACCCGATCGAAACCGCCCCCGAAGAACCTATACCGGTGGCAGAGCCGGTGGAGACCCCACAAGATCAGATCAAGGAAGAAGAGGCTCATCAACATACACATGGACACGGACATGGCGAATCTTag